One window of uncultured Erythrobacter sp. genomic DNA carries:
- a CDS encoding methyl-accepting chemotaxis protein → MNANVEVLRRQGILLVTVCGWLTTLALCLMSIGFGENALVAAFASALFNALPSYCAWRKRTDPPARMVVALMAAIQPALLVYAMQGSLWQLDMHLYFLVALAALTLLCDIRAIIAACLLIAAHHAILSFAAPDWVFWGGGGLVRVMIHANAVLVIGSVLCWIGLGYRDVLRSMEEERAKSAEQAEKLKQASLTLEEALGRVEAEREASAKEREEVAARRRAEYAAVAEDFERSVNAVTHSVAATSQLMERTARSLTKLAEQAGDDARDVLGSAETASKAANTVARGVAELSSSIANISVNVSQQTELTARATDKSGGGGQAVGSLTEQSKTIGEATRAIVRIAERTNLLSLNAAIEAATAGASGRGFTIVAQEVKALANQAGQAATQIDNFLSGVRSGTLEAERSFSAIDEVISELDGAATSIRHAVEDQRQSADAIEHFARNAAGEVDQMVTRSRALAERSMEAKSMLVELDKAAAALTENVQLLENSASSFSQRLRV, encoded by the coding sequence ATTTGGCGAGAATGCGCTGGTAGCCGCCTTTGCAAGCGCGCTTTTCAACGCGCTGCCGAGCTATTGTGCATGGCGCAAGCGAACCGATCCACCGGCGCGAATGGTCGTGGCATTGATGGCCGCGATCCAGCCGGCGCTGCTGGTCTACGCGATGCAGGGGTCGCTGTGGCAGCTCGATATGCATCTCTATTTTCTGGTCGCCCTCGCAGCGCTTACTTTGCTGTGCGACATTCGCGCGATCATCGCCGCCTGCCTGCTGATCGCCGCGCATCACGCAATCCTGTCCTTTGCCGCGCCGGACTGGGTGTTCTGGGGCGGCGGAGGATTGGTGCGGGTGATGATCCACGCGAATGCGGTTCTGGTGATCGGGTCGGTGCTGTGCTGGATCGGATTGGGCTATCGCGACGTCCTCAGATCGATGGAAGAAGAGCGCGCGAAAAGCGCCGAACAGGCCGAGAAGTTGAAGCAGGCCTCGCTTACTCTCGAAGAAGCTCTTGGCCGGGTAGAGGCCGAACGCGAAGCCAGCGCGAAAGAACGCGAGGAAGTCGCAGCCCGGCGTAGAGCCGAATATGCAGCGGTTGCCGAAGATTTTGAACGCTCGGTCAATGCCGTCACCCATTCGGTTGCGGCCACTTCGCAGCTGATGGAGCGGACAGCGCGTTCACTGACAAAGCTGGCCGAGCAAGCTGGTGACGACGCACGCGATGTGCTCGGTTCAGCCGAAACCGCCAGCAAAGCTGCCAACACGGTTGCGCGCGGCGTGGCCGAGCTGTCCAGCTCGATTGCCAATATCTCGGTTAATGTCAGCCAGCAGACCGAACTGACCGCGCGCGCCACGGATAAATCGGGCGGCGGCGGGCAAGCAGTCGGATCCCTGACCGAGCAATCCAAGACCATTGGCGAGGCAACCCGTGCGATCGTGCGCATTGCCGAGCGGACCAACCTCCTGTCGCTCAACGCGGCCATCGAGGCCGCAACCGCAGGGGCATCGGGACGCGGCTTCACCATTGTTGCACAAGAGGTGAAGGCGCTTGCCAATCAGGCGGGGCAAGCGGCCACACAGATCGATAACTTCCTCTCCGGCGTCCGCTCGGGCACTCTAGAGGCCGAACGCAGCTTTAGCGCCATCGACGAAGTAATTTCCGAGCTGGACGGCGCGGCAACTTCGATCCGTCACGCGGTCGAAGACCAGCGCCAGTCTGCCGATGCAATCGAGCACTTCGCTCGCAATGCGGCTGGAGAAGTGGACCAGATGGTCACCCGCTCACGCGCTTTGGCAGAACGCTCTATGGAGGCCAAGTCGATGCTGGTGGAGCTGGATAAGGCGGCTGCGGCGCTTACGGAGAATGTGCAATTGCTCGAGAATTCAGCCAGCAGCTTCAGCCAGCGGCTGCGCGTCTAG
- a CDS encoding YbjN domain-containing protein has product MVLRKTLAAAIATLVLTLGALPGAAQAQATQTVQPQPSQPAPQTQRPQFVTQFDDATVTYLLQDIRATWQTEASIDGHTNYRANAEGGLNFTLSPRACSQETGCLGLMMLAVYTGVNASSLAELDVFLNRLNDTSISVKVFRNGDGIVVLQAYINAAGGITYRNAQSEFLVFGENIVAVSQALAQFERQR; this is encoded by the coding sequence ATGGTTCTAAGAAAAACACTTGCAGCCGCGATCGCGACACTCGTTCTGACGCTTGGCGCTTTGCCGGGTGCGGCTCAGGCGCAAGCAACGCAAACCGTTCAGCCGCAGCCGTCTCAACCTGCGCCGCAGACGCAAAGGCCGCAATTCGTCACGCAGTTCGACGATGCTACCGTTACCTATCTGTTGCAGGATATCCGCGCGACCTGGCAGACCGAAGCGAGCATTGACGGGCACACCAATTACCGCGCGAATGCCGAAGGAGGCTTGAACTTCACGCTCTCCCCGCGCGCCTGCTCGCAGGAGACGGGGTGTCTGGGGCTGATGATGCTCGCGGTCTATACCGGTGTGAACGCTAGCTCGCTCGCCGAGTTGGATGTATTCCTGAACCGGCTCAACGACACATCCATATCGGTCAAAGTGTTCCGCAATGGTGATGGGATTGTGGTGCTTCAGGCCTATATCAACGCGGCGGGCGGGATCACCTATCGCAACGCGCAATCGGAATTTCTGGTCTTCGGCGAGAATATCGTCGCGGTAAGTCAGGCGCTCGCTCAGTTTGAACGGCAGCGCTAG
- a CDS encoding YbjN domain-containing protein, translating to MILLTLALGIAAPAAAQNEIETVSAGNPAELAIVMMNAGYDVELTEDGIGDPLIKTEVEGLALEVYFYGCDETTNDNCDSLQLSAGFDRDKPWTREEALAISQRLRFASVRLNEDGDPTVSWDIVTGEGIPREVFLQSLTHFSRTVELAAEMVFAESKDD from the coding sequence ATGATCTTATTGACGCTCGCCCTCGGCATTGCAGCGCCCGCAGCTGCGCAGAACGAGATCGAGACGGTCAGCGCCGGCAATCCCGCAGAGCTCGCCATTGTGATGATGAATGCGGGATATGACGTCGAGCTGACCGAAGACGGGATCGGCGATCCGTTGATCAAGACCGAGGTCGAGGGGCTGGCCTTGGAGGTCTATTTCTACGGCTGCGACGAAACGACCAACGACAATTGCGACTCGCTCCAATTGTCTGCGGGCTTTGACCGGGACAAGCCGTGGACACGCGAAGAAGCCTTGGCGATCAGCCAGCGGCTGCGCTTTGCTTCGGTGCGGCTCAATGAGGACGGCGATCCTACAGTCTCGTGGGACATCGTAACGGGCGAGGGGATCCCGCGTGAGGTCTTCCTTCAATCGCTCACCCATTTCAGCCGCACGGTCGAACTGGCAGCCGAGATGGTTTTTGCCGAGAGTAAGGACGACTGA
- the rimK gene encoding 30S ribosomal protein S6--L-glutamate ligase: protein MKIAMMARNANLYSHKRLKEAAEERGHQFDILNTLRCTVHIASHRPTVSYNGETVRGYDAVIPRIGASITNYGLAVLRQFEMGGVWPLNESVAIGRSRDKLRSMQILAKHGLGLPLTAYANDPKQAEEIIKAVNGPPVVIKLLEGTQGIGVVLAETMSSAKSVIEAFRGANVNILVQEFIKEAGGTDIRALVVGGKVVAAMKRTGAADDFRSNLHRGGSAEVIKITPEERSTAVRAAHRMGLNVCGVDMLRSNHGPVIMEVNSSPGLEGIEKATGKDVAGQIIQFIEAKAKAGATKTKGKG from the coding sequence ATGAAAATTGCGATGATGGCGCGAAACGCGAACCTCTATTCGCACAAGCGGCTGAAAGAGGCCGCCGAAGAACGGGGGCACCAGTTCGACATTCTCAACACGCTGCGCTGCACCGTCCATATTGCCAGCCACCGCCCGACGGTGAGTTATAATGGTGAGACCGTGCGCGGCTATGATGCGGTGATCCCGCGCATCGGGGCTTCGATTACCAATTACGGCCTTGCAGTGCTTCGCCAGTTTGAAATGGGCGGGGTGTGGCCGCTCAATGAAAGCGTCGCAATCGGGCGCAGCCGCGACAAATTACGCAGCATGCAAATCCTCGCCAAGCACGGGCTGGGTCTGCCGCTGACCGCCTATGCCAACGATCCCAAGCAGGCCGAAGAGATTATCAAGGCCGTCAATGGCCCGCCGGTCGTGATCAAACTGCTCGAAGGGACGCAGGGGATCGGGGTTGTGCTTGCCGAAACCATGTCGAGCGCGAAGTCCGTGATTGAGGCGTTTCGCGGCGCCAACGTCAATATTCTGGTGCAGGAATTCATCAAGGAAGCGGGCGGCACCGATATCCGCGCTTTGGTAGTCGGCGGAAAGGTCGTCGCGGCGATGAAACGCACCGGCGCGGCCGATGACTTCCGTTCCAACCTCCACCGCGGCGGCAGCGCGGAGGTGATCAAGATCACGCCGGAGGAACGCTCAACCGCGGTGCGTGCCGCGCACCGAATGGGGCTCAACGTTTGCGGCGTGGACATGCTGCGCTCCAATCACGGTCCGGTGATCATGGAAGTCAATTCTTCCCCCGGACTTGAGGGCATCGAGAAGGCAACCGGCAAGGATGTCGCTGGCCAGATCATCCAGTTCATAGAAGCAAAGGCCAAGGCCGGCGCGACCAAGACCAAGGGCAAGGGCTAG
- a CDS encoding RimK/LysX family protein — MAIKAREPLKVVGWRELVDLPGIALTGIPAKIDTGARTSSLHARVLEEFEREGKPFVRFAVDWDDIAHEGEAVQVDKRGITSSNGETQSRFVIKTPLRIGNVEFRAEFSLADRSDMKFPMLIGRTALRRRFVVDSGRSWLQSPGPKGAPR; from the coding sequence TTGGCAATTAAGGCGCGCGAGCCGCTTAAGGTCGTAGGCTGGCGCGAGCTGGTCGATCTGCCCGGAATCGCACTCACCGGCATTCCGGCCAAGATCGACACCGGCGCGCGCACATCCTCGCTCCACGCCCGCGTGCTTGAGGAATTCGAGCGCGAGGGTAAGCCGTTTGTGCGCTTTGCGGTCGATTGGGACGATATCGCGCATGAAGGGGAGGCGGTTCAGGTCGACAAGCGCGGAATAACAAGCTCTAATGGGGAAACACAAAGCCGCTTTGTCATCAAAACGCCATTGCGCATTGGCAATGTGGAATTCCGTGCCGAATTCTCATTGGCCGACCGGTCCGACATGAAGTTTCCGATGCTGATAGGAAGAACAGCGTTGCGGCGCCGCTTCGTGGTCGATAGCGGGCGCTCGTGGCTGCAATCACCTGGCCCGAAAGGAGCTCCCCGATAA